Below is a genomic region from Pirellulales bacterium.
CGCGTCGGTCGGCTTGGCCACGTCGCGCAAATAAATAGCATTGCCGTGCTCTGTCTTGATCGGGATGTCTCCCATCCGCTCGATGAGGTCGTACATCGAGTTCGAATCGATCGCGTAGTCGGTCTTGCCGATCTTGGCGTCACCCGTGGGCAGGAACAGGTTGTACCGGTCCAACGCGTACATCACGTCCACCGGCGACAGATCGCGCGCCTGCATTTTCTCCCGGTCCAGATAGGCCATGACGGCGCGCACCTTGCCGCCGAAAACGACAGGCGCAACGGCGCCCGGCTGTGACATGATGAACTGCCGCACTTCGTAGCGGCCGGTGTCGTACAGAATGGCTTCGCTTTGCGTTTTGCTATCCAGCGCCACCAGGCAAGCGGGCGTCGTGCCCGTCGGGTCGAACGGCAGAATCACGGGGGGCAACGTTCCGGGCGGCATCGTAGGCAGGGCCCCTGTCGCCAAGGAACTGACGGCCGTTAAGGCGCCGTTGGGATCAACGTCGCTGCGGTAATAATTTCGCACGACGCTCGCCCCCACGATCGATCGCGACTCTTGCCGCGTCGTGCCGGCCGCCTGACCGGTCCAACGCTCCATGCGAGACGTAATGTCCTTCTCGACGCTCTCGGCCGGCATGCCCGTATAGAACGTGAGGGCCTGCACGGCCGGGGCCTTGAAGACCGGCAAGATGTCGATCGGAATCGAGCGCACCGCGATCACGCCCAAAATGACGATCGTCAGCGCGAAGACCGTCACGGCATACGGGTTGCGAAGCGAGGCTCGAATTACGGCATTCATCCGGCAGTTCCTACTCGGCAGCGATCATTTTCGGAGCGCGTTCGAAGATTTAGGTCTTTAACAACGCTCTAATGCTTTTTTTCCGCCGCCTCAGACACGACGACCGGCGCACCCTCTTCGATCTTGCCCCGATAACTGACGATAACCTGGTCCTTGGCATCGAGGCCCTTAAGGATTTCCATGTGCCGGCCGTCATCTTGTCCCAGCGTGACCGACAACAGCTGCGCCTTGCCGTCGCGGACGACGTAAATCTTTCCGTGCTTGCTGTCTGTTTTTTCAACCAGCGCCGACGAGGGCACCGTAAGAGCTTCTGAAGGAGGCTCCAGTTCGATCGTCGCGCCGCCATACATACCTTCGCGCAACAGGCTGTCCGGGTTCGGCAGGTCAACCTCGACGCGCATCGTTTTTTGTCGCGGATTCTCCGAACTCGCCATGCGCGAGACTTCTCCGACGAAGGTTTTACCCGGCAGCGCGTCGATCTCGATCGTCGCCTTATCCCCCTTGTTCACATACGGGACGTCCGTGTCGGGCACTTGAATGACGTCGCGCATCAAATCGGTACGGGCTACGGTGAGCAAGGGAACAGTGCCCCCTTGGTCAGCGGAAAGGATGAAAGCACCCCGGTGGAAGTGCCGCGCCGTGATCACGCCGTCGTAGGGAGACTTGATATTCGTGTAATCCCACAGCACCTGAGCCTTCTCCAACACGGCTTTTGCGACTTCGACCTCGGCCTTGGCGTGTTCGACGTCGGCCTCGGCCTGCTTCACGCGCGCCTGCGCGGCGTCAGACTGTGCCTGGGCGTTGTCGACCGACGCCTGTGCGGCCTGGAGCGCCGCTTTGGACGATTCGTAGGCGTCCCTCTGCTCGTCTTCGAGCTTTTTTTCGACCGATTGCGACAGGACCAGGCTCTTGATGCGGTCGTATTGGCTGCCGCGATAAACAACTTGCGCCTTGGCCTTCAGCACGTCGGACTCGGATTGCTTGATCATAGCCAGCGACGCCTTGGCCTCGGCGCGCTGCGTAAGCAGCCGAGCCTCGGTTTGTGCCACCGCGCTTTGCGCCCGCGCTAGCGAGGCCTGCGCCTCGTCCACGCCCGCCTTGAGTTCGGGCACGTCGATCGTCGCCAGCAGTTGACCGCGCTTTACGTGGTCGCCGATGTCGACCGATTGCTCACCGAGGTATCCCGAGGTCTTGGCAAACAGGTCGGCATATTCAAAGGCGTGTACGGTGCCCGGCTGCACCGTCTTGCGTCCCAGGCCATGAGGATTGGGCGTCACCACGTCGGCGTGGACCTCGCTGGCGGTGGATGGCGCGGGTGCTGTCTCGGCGTGCTGTTGTGGTGGCTGCGCTGTCGCCGCAGGCGTATTCGCTCTCATCCGCCAGGCGAGCAGCACGACAATCACCAGGCATGCCGCGGCAGCGACCATCGCCAGTCCGCGCGGCGTAAGCCGCGCCTTGGTACCGGAAGCAAGTTTCACTTTAGCGGTCGGCATGCGGGACTACTCCGGAGTACGAGCTAATTACAGGTCGGTGCGTTTCAGGCCATCGCGTGACGTTCCGCAACCGAAAACGGCGGCTGTGCAAAAACGGCACCGCAAACGCTTGCTGCTAACGAGAATGAGGCCGAACTCCACTTTCGGCTCCATCGAGCCGGCCTATCGACGAAAGCGCATGCGCGCGCACAAAACGCATCAACACCGCAAATAAATGCGGTCCGGCGCGGTTTCCAGCGCTGGCACCGTGGGCGGTAGCCTCTGATCCAAGCGAGCGAGATCAGTGCGCGGACGAGCCGGTGCGTGCGTCGTACGCTTACGTAACGCTTGTGAAGAACTCAGTCGCGCGCTGGACGACGCCAGCGCCAAGAACGACTCCTTATTGCGCCGCGGCTTGACGATCGACTTGTACGAAGGAGCCGTCGAG
It encodes:
- a CDS encoding efflux RND transporter permease subunit, whose translation is MNAVIRASLRNPYAVTVFALTIVILGVIAVRSIPIDILPVFKAPAVQALTFYTGMPAESVEKDITSRMERWTGQAAGTTRQESRSIVGASVVRNYYRSDVDPNGALTAVSSLATGALPTMPPGTLPPVILPFDPTGTTPACLVALDSKTQSEAILYDTGRYEVRQFIMSQPGAVAPVVFGGKVRAVMAYLDREKMQARDLSPVDVMYALDRYNLFLPTGDAKIGKTDYAIDSNSMYDLIERMGDIPIKTEHGNAIYLRDVAKPTDA
- a CDS encoding efflux RND transporter periplasmic adaptor subunit, with the protein product MPTAKVKLASGTKARLTPRGLAMVAAAACLVIVVLLAWRMRANTPAATAQPPQQHAETAPAPSTASEVHADVVTPNPHGLGRKTVQPGTVHAFEYADLFAKTSGYLGEQSVDIGDHVKRGQLLATIDVPELKAGVDEAQASLARAQSAVAQTEARLLTQRAEAKASLAMIKQSESDVLKAKAQVVYRGSQYDRIKSLVLSQSVEKKLEDEQRDAYESSKAALQAAQASVDNAQAQSDAAQARVKQAEADVEHAKAEVEVAKAVLEKAQVLWDYTNIKSPYDGVITARHFHRGAFILSADQGGTVPLLTVARTDLMRDVIQVPDTDVPYVNKGDKATIEIDALPGKTFVGEVSRMASSENPRQKTMRVEVDLPNPDSLLREGMYGGATIELEPPSEALTVPSSALVEKTDSKHGKIYVVRDGKAQLLSVTLGQDDGRHMEILKGLDAKDQVIVSYRGKIEEGAPVVVSEAAEKKH